The Rosa rugosa chromosome 1, drRosRugo1.1, whole genome shotgun sequence genomic sequence GCCTCACCtaaatctttcatgtcaaaatttttAGACAGAAAAGTTTTAGTATCTTTAAGCAATTTCATGTTTGTGCTAGCTAAAagaatatcatctacatacagtatgaggaaaataaaattattcCCAACTGTCTTAATGTACACACATTAATCGACaatattttctgaaaagccaaaagatgaaatcactgaatcAAACTTCTTGTACCATTGTCTAGAAGCCTGTTTAAGTCCATAAATTGATCTTTTCAATTTGCATGCATGATCTTCTTTTCTAGTTTTCACAAAACCTTCAGGCTGTTTCATATATATGATCTCGTCTAACTctccattcaaaaaggctgttttcacatccatttgatgtagcTCCATGTTATAATGAGCTACTAGAGCCATTATAATCCTAAATGAGTCTTTAGTTGAAACTGGAGAGAATGTTTCTGTATAGTCTATGCCTTCTTTTTGTGTGAAACCTTTAGCTACCAGCCTGGCTTTATGTCTTTCTACATTaccatttgcatctctctttgtcttaaacacccacttgcagcctattggtttttggtttgggTTTGGTTTAACCAATTCCCATACTGAGTTTTGCTTCATTGACTCGATTTCAGCCTTCATTGCCTTCTGCCACTCTTCAACTTCATGGCTCTCAACAGCTTGCTTGAAGCTTAAAGGATCATTATCTTCACTTAGGATATCAGTTTCTTGCAGGTATACTACAAAATCACTCTCTTCCCCATAAACTGGTCTTCTTTCCCTTTGTGATCTCCTAGGCTGAGGTGGAATTTGTTCTTCTGCAGGGTTATTTTTTAAATGCACATCATCCATGGGTTCATCTATATGAGGTTCTAAGGCTACTGGTTCTTCTAAagcttgattttggttttgagtttCTATATCTGCATTATTTGACTGAATTAAAGGCAAGAAGCTCTCTAAATTTTCGTTTTCTGTAATTTCTTCTAATTCTAAAGACAACTCTTCAAAATTAGTATTACTAAAACTTTCATCCAGAAATTTTGCttgatgagtttcaaaaattctggTAAAATTATGAGCTGCATATAACCTATAGCCTTTGGATTTTTCACAGTAGCCAACTAGCTCAAGCTTTTTAACTTGTCTGTAAACCAACATGTGAGATTTAGTTTTCTGCAAGTATCTAAGCACTTTCTTTCCTGCAACCCAGTGCTCATGACAAGGATTAGACTGAAACCTAGATAAAATTCCAACTACAAATGATaaatcaggtctagtgcagacATGTGCATACATTAGGCTACCAATCAACCTAGCATAAGGCTTGCTTTCCATATCAGACATCTTCCCCCATTGAGCAGTTTGGAACAAGGATTGAATAGCAGCAGAACTTGAGCAGAAAGCCTTCTGTatgtcaacaccaaaagcttcagaatggggctgaaCAATATGCTATAACTGGTGATGAATACAGGGACTTTTCTCCCTATATATATTGGCCAAAAACACGAGTTagactcatcccataaggagtccaaCACTGCTACATGTTTATCTAGTTAGGAGACTTGTTGTTTATCACAAATACTCGATGTAATTGAGGTTGATTACTAATGAGCTTCCTACTTCTATTAAGAGACATACTCAATAGATAACCAGAATTAGAGTTATGATTATACTTCTTGTTATTAATGTAAAGATAAATCAATTGGTTTTATTCTTAATGTAAATCAGATAATGTTAAGTCCATATTTTCTAATAATTTACAATTGAACATGACAATCACTACCATGATACCTGTATCTCTACCACCTTGAGGTAATGACGGGGGAAGTTGGCATTGTTCcctattttcctttcttctgggCTTATATACGTTAACTTATCCGACTTCAACACAAGCCTCTGCAAGTTAGGAGATGACTTCATGAATCGAGTTAAAATATAAAGATCGGACACACAATCCACCTCTATTTTTAGTTCCAAATGCTTGAGATTTGCTAGTATAGGAAATACATGATTCCAATTGTAGTCCACCGACTCCACCCCATCTATATCTAACTTGGGACTTGCTAGCTGAGAAAGACAATTAACTTGAGAGTTGCTCGAAGGGATGCTCTATGGACTTCATCAAGGTAATGTAGGATACTTCAACAAGGAACGGTGCATTAGTGAGATGCAGGTTTTTCAGCTCTATTCCGGAAAAGTATAAAGAAACAAGATTTGCATCACGAACCTCGATGCTGTCAAGGAGAAAACAATCTATTAACACTAAATGCTTCAACGCAATTGAGGAACCAACAACTCTTAGACCCTCCAAATTGTTAGCAGCATTCACAGTCAATCGTTCAAGAACTGGGCAGTCAGACAAGAAGAACTCAAGAACTTCTCGAGTCACATCAGCACGTCGAAAATGGAGAACTTTCAATGTGTTTCATAAGCTGAGCACAAGCATCGAATGTATCTAAGCTTCTAGTTAAGTGGTAGAGCAATGACGGCATATTTCAAATACATTTAATCCTTATTACAAAGCCATATCTTGTATTTCTATATCTTTTCACACATGCATAGGACATCCCTGGTTGATTTTACAAATTCATAGGGTTCTATGATGTCACTCGTCAATGCACGTGTAATGTTGAATGAATTGACTCAAAGAGAAAACAGAGGCCAAACGAAGGCTGAGCAGAGAAAACATAAGCAAGCACACGGCTGGGCTCAAAGAAGACCCAAGTAGAGGCCCAAATACTAAAGCATGCAAACAGAGACCAGTCAACCACATAATAGTGTCCACATAAGGCACGGTTATTTGGTCCAAATAAGTGTCTTTTTCCACAGCTGACAAAATTGCTGCAGAAGTTTTGTGGTTCCTGGAAGCCTAAGAAATTATTTGTCAAATTTATCTATATACTTTTAGTCACTTGAAGACTTGGACTTGAGGATGGTTGTGGAGCTGTACAGCCGCCCAAGTCATACAAATTTGCTTGTCTGCAAGTTTCGGCCATGGATACCAAAACCAACCTAATGAAGTCCATGGTTTATGTTATTTTGTTATGCCTAAATCTCAAAACTCATATCTCTCTTGCAGCTGACACCATCACTATAAACCAATCTCTCTCTGGTTATCAAACCATTCTTTCAGCAGATGGTGCTTTTGAACTGGGTTTCTTCAGTCCAGGTAGTTCCTCAAAGTCCTATATAGGCATTCGGTACAGGTATTCAAACGTTGTCTGGGTGGCAAATAGGGAGCAACCGGTCACAAACACATCTTCGTCAGAATTGAGGATCTCAGATGGTAATTTGGTTCTGTTTAATGAGTCCAAAAGTCCAATTTGGTCCACAAATGTGTCCTCCACCTCAGGTACTTCTGTTCGCGCAGTTCTTTTAGATGATGGGAACCTCGTTTTAAGAGCTGGGTCTAATTCATCCCAGCCCTCATGGCAGAGTTTTGATCACCCAACTCATACTTGGCTACCAGAAGGTAGACTTGGGTTCAGTTCTATTACTAAACAAAGACAAATTTTGACTTCATGGAAGAGTTCAGAGGATCCTGCACCAGGTCTCTACTCTCTTGAGCTAGACCCAAATGGAACTAACTCATACATCCTGCTGTGGAATAGGTCTAAACAGTATTGGACCAGTGGACATTGGGATGAAAAGAGTCGTACATTCAGTTTGGTTCCTGAGATGAGGCTTAACAATATCTACAATTTCAGCTAtgttaaaaacaaaaatgagagCTACTTCACCTATTCTCAGTATGGTCCTAGCACAAATCGATTCATAATGGATGTATCGGGTCAGATTAAGCAAGAGTCCTGGTTGAAAACTGGGGGGTGGAACTTGTTTTGGTCTCAACCAAGGAAACAATGTGAGGTTTATGCTTGTTGTGGGGCATTTGGCAGTTGCAATGAGAGATCTTTGCCCTTCTGTAATTGTTTGAATGGTTTTGAGCCGAAATCGAAGGTGGAATGGGATTTGCAGGATTATTCTGGTGGGTGTTCAAGAAGAACCGGTCTGTATTCTGGGAATGCTACTAGTGATAATGCGGAAAAAGACCAATTTCTAGACATGCCTAGCATGTCATTACTTGAAAATCAAGTCTCTGTAGATGCTGTGAGTATTGTGCAATGTGAATCAATCTGCTTAAATAACCGCTCTTGCACTGCTTATGCTTATGACAGCAATGGATGTTCAATTTGGATTGGAGATCTCTCCAATCTGCAACAACTCACAGGAGAAGACAGTGATGGAACAACATTGTACCTCAGACTTGCAGCTTCCGAGTTGAAGAATTTTAAGAGTAATGCAGATTGATCATTGGTGTTGAGGTGGGTGATCATTACTAGGAAACACCATTTTTATTGTTCGTTTCTTTTCTCTGCAGGTGCCAAGAGTCATGCTAATAAGCGGTCCCTTAAAATTGCTACAGTCTCAGCAACAGCAGGATTGCTTACAGTAATTGTTGGCTGCATCTTATGGAAGAGAACTTTGGGAAAGAGAAGGTAATGCCACATACTCCCTCTCCCGCTCACCTCTGCACATGGATTCTGTAATCTTAAACTGGATCCTTTTCACAATGATACTGAAACAGGGAGCGTAGAAGGAAGTACGATGAGACTATAAGTAATGTTGGTGCAAAGAATGATGCAGAACTACCAGTCTATAGTTTAAAGAGCATATTAGTCGCTACAAACAACTTCTCTGAAACTAATAAACTGGGAGAGGGAGGATTTGGCCCTGTTTATAAGGTAGCACTTACCTAATAAGCAAGTACACTGTTGTTCAGAAAGCTTTTCTACTTTTCTTGATGTTCATTGCTCAACACTTACAGACAAAAAATATTCGTCCAAGTCACTTCCTTTCTTTTTGTCCAAGTAATTACCGTCAAATAATTTTGATTTGTAAGGATGTGGTTCTTGTTATGttgtatttttcttcatttacaGGGTATTTTAACTGAAAGTCAGGAAGTAGCCATAAAAA encodes the following:
- the LOC133726080 gene encoding G-type lectin S-receptor-like serine/threonine-protein kinase At4g11900 isoform X1, with the translated sequence MDTKTNLMKSMVYVILLCLNLKTHISLAADTITINQSLSGYQTILSADGAFELGFFSPGSSSKSYIGIRYRYSNVVWVANREQPVTNTSSSELRISDGNLVLFNESKSPIWSTNVSSTSGTSVRAVLLDDGNLVLRAGSNSSQPSWQSFDHPTHTWLPEGRLGFSSITKQRQILTSWKSSEDPAPGLYSLELDPNGTNSYILLWNRSKQYWTSGHWDEKSRTFSLVPEMRLNNIYNFSYVKNKNESYFTYSQYGPSTNRFIMDVSGQIKQESWLKTGGWNLFWSQPRKQCEVYACCGAFGSCNERSLPFCNCLNGFEPKSKVEWDLQDYSGGCSRRTGLYSGNATSDNAEKDQFLDMPSMSLLENQVSVDAVSIVQCESICLNNRSCTAYAYDSNGCSIWIGDLSNLQQLTGEDSDGTTLYLRLAASELKNFKSAKSHANKRSLKIATVSATAGLLTVIVGCILWKRTLGKRRERRRKYDETISNVGAKNDAELPVYSLKSILVATNNFSETNKLGEGGFGPVYKGILTESQEVAIKRLSKKSGQGHQEFMNELKLIAKLQHTNLVRLLGCCIEEGEMILIYEYMPNRSLDKFLFDASELTNLDWDKRFQIIEGVAQGVLYIHKYSRLKIIHRDLKASNVLLDETMKPKISDFGMARIFGINQTEANTNRVVGTYGYMAPEYGLYGQFSEKSDVFSYGVLLLEIVSGKRSGSFYHVEQVVTLAGWAWELWKEGKGMEVIDASIRETYRPHEALRCIHVGFLCLQQSPADRPTMSSVIHMLQASDATSLPPAKEPAFSTDIRNSSARGSSETSTRFSNNEVTISLPEAR
- the LOC133726080 gene encoding G-type lectin S-receptor-like serine/threonine-protein kinase At2g19130 isoform X2 gives rise to the protein MDTKTNLMKSMVYVILLCLNLKTHISLAADTITINQSLSGYQTILSADGAFELGFFSPGSSSKSYIGIRYRYSNVVWVANREQPVTNTSSSELRISDGNLVLFNESKSPIWSTNVSSTSGTSVRAVLLDDGNLVLRAGSNSSQPSWQSFDHPTHTWLPEGRLGFSSITKQRQILTSWKSSEDPAPGLYSLELDPNGTNSYILLWNRSKQYWTSGHWDEKSRTFSLVPEMRLNNIYNFSYVKNKNESYFTYSQYGPSTNRFIMDVSGQIKQESWLKTGGWNLFWSQPRKQCEVYACCGAFGSCNERSLPFCNCLNGFEPKSKVEWDLQDYSGGCSRRTGLYSGNATSDNAEKDQFLDMPSMSLLENQVSVDAVSIVQCESICLNNRSCTAYAYDSNGCSIWIGDLSNLQQLTGEDSDGTTLYLRLAASELKNFKSAKSHANKRSLKIATVSATAGLLTVIVGCILWKRTLGKRRERRRKYDETISNVGAKNDAELPVYSLKSILVATNNFSETNKLGEGGFGPVYKGILTESQEVAIKRLSKKSGQGHQEFMNELKLIAKLQHTNLVRLLGCCIEEGEMILIYEYMPNRSLDKFLFDASELTNLDWDKRFQIIEGVAQGVLYIHKYSRLKIIHRDLKASNVLLDETMKPKISDFGMARIFGINQTEANTNRVVGTYGYMAPEYGLYGQFSEKSDVFSYGVLLLEIVSGKRSGSFYHVEQVVTLAGWTICEILGMGIMERR